A genomic region of Pseudovibrio sp. Tun.PSC04-5.I4 contains the following coding sequences:
- a CDS encoding thiamine pyrophosphate-binding protein gives MTNKMNGAEAMVRMLEAQGVQHIFGLCGDTTLPFYDAMYKLDHNMTHILTRDERCATYMADAYSRVTGRVGVCEGPSGGGATYILPGLIEANESSYAVLGITTDISVGSYGKYPLTEVDQEALMRPLTKWNTVIKRADHIPRMVRKAFRAMTTGRSGAAHLGLPYDIQYDAVESSDIWADPELGSYPAYRQAPAPGAAEAAVDAILSAKNPLIVCGGGVVIAGAMEELDRLATRLDIPVATSISGQGSLAETHPNCVGVVGSNGGTDETWEAMTAADLVVFMGARAGSTTTSRWEAPSSTTRVVHFDNDPMVIGANYQSEVGVVGDLLLALQQVNAVLDKRDQGADTFGGAAAVADIKKRKFEIFNKLAQSGEAPIRPERVIDAMMKVLPVDATIISDPGTSCPYFSAYYQLPQSGRHFITNRAHGALGYALSAALGAWYGRPTSKVVAMMGDGSFGFTCGELETVCRSRAPITYIVFSNSTFGWIKASQFADTDKRYYNVDFNRTDQAAVAAAYGVKSWRVENPDDLERILKEAIEHDGPTLIDVVCQALEESNAPVRRWMG, from the coding sequence TTGACGAATAAGATGAATGGTGCTGAAGCCATGGTAAGAATGCTGGAAGCGCAAGGCGTCCAGCATATTTTCGGTCTGTGCGGAGATACAACGCTGCCGTTCTACGACGCGATGTACAAGCTCGATCACAACATGACCCACATTCTCACCCGTGACGAGCGGTGCGCCACATACATGGCAGATGCGTATTCGCGTGTAACTGGCCGCGTTGGTGTGTGCGAAGGACCATCGGGCGGCGGTGCAACTTACATTTTGCCGGGCTTGATTGAGGCTAACGAGAGCTCCTATGCAGTACTTGGCATTACCACGGATATCTCCGTTGGCTCCTACGGCAAATACCCGCTGACGGAAGTGGATCAGGAAGCGCTGATGCGCCCGTTGACCAAATGGAACACCGTCATCAAACGCGCAGATCACATCCCCCGGATGGTGCGTAAAGCATTCCGCGCCATGACAACCGGTCGCTCCGGTGCAGCTCACCTCGGTCTGCCCTACGACATTCAGTATGATGCGGTTGAGAGTTCCGATATCTGGGCCGATCCAGAGCTTGGATCTTACCCGGCTTACCGACAGGCCCCGGCACCGGGTGCGGCAGAAGCTGCTGTTGATGCGATCCTATCTGCAAAGAACCCGCTTATCGTGTGTGGCGGCGGTGTTGTAATCGCTGGTGCCATGGAAGAGCTGGACCGTTTGGCAACCCGCCTAGATATTCCGGTTGCCACCTCCATTTCCGGTCAGGGCTCGCTGGCTGAAACCCATCCAAACTGTGTGGGTGTTGTTGGGTCAAACGGCGGAACGGATGAGACTTGGGAAGCCATGACTGCGGCGGATCTTGTCGTGTTCATGGGCGCCCGTGCAGGCTCCACAACCACCTCCCGCTGGGAAGCTCCTTCCTCCACAACACGGGTGGTTCACTTTGATAATGACCCGATGGTGATTGGCGCGAACTACCAGAGTGAAGTGGGTGTTGTTGGCGATCTTCTGCTGGCCTTGCAGCAGGTCAACGCGGTTCTGGATAAACGGGATCAGGGCGCGGATACCTTTGGCGGTGCAGCTGCTGTGGCGGACATCAAAAAACGTAAATTTGAGATCTTCAACAAGCTGGCACAAAGCGGCGAGGCTCCAATCCGTCCCGAGCGCGTGATTGATGCTATGATGAAGGTCTTGCCAGTAGATGCGACCATCATCTCAGATCCGGGCACCAGCTGCCCTTACTTCTCCGCCTATTATCAGCTGCCACAATCAGGGCGTCACTTCATCACCAACCGGGCACATGGGGCGTTGGGCTATGCCCTCTCCGCCGCACTCGGTGCATGGTATGGCCGTCCAACCAGCAAAGTCGTTGCCATGATGGGCGATGGATCTTTCGGCTTCACCTGTGGTGAGCTGGAAACCGTATGCCGTTCGCGTGCACCCATCACGTACATTGTGTTCTCCAACTCCACGTTTGGCTGGATCAAAGCCAGCCAGTTCGCAGACACAGACAAGCGTTACTACAACGTAGACTTCAACCGTACAGATCAGGCCGCTGTTGCCGCCGCTTATGGTGTGAAGAGCTGGCGCGTTGAAAACCCGGATGATCTGGAACGCATCCTCAAAGAAGCAATCGAGCATGATGGCCCGACCCTGATTGATGTCGTGTGTCAGGCTCTTGAAGAGAGCAACGCTCCTGTGCGTCGCTGGATGGGGTAG
- a CDS encoding aspartate/glutamate racemase family protein, which produces MSVEYGGKIVFGASVGILMLETKFPRIYGDIGNAQTWRFPVHYRVVRGATPNKVVRNDPRELVDLFIDAGRELVRTGCDGITTNCGFLALIQDQVKNALGVPVATSSLMQIPMVQQLLPDGKRVGVITISKETLSKEHLKAAGAPEDTVVVGTDGLRNFTREVLDDYDCIDFESARLDLLDAAAELVTKNEGIGAIVLECTNMVPYANDIRKLTGLPVYSIYTFVNWFQSGLVPQKFPLELDDPRLNLATYRKT; this is translated from the coding sequence ATGTCCGTTGAGTATGGAGGCAAGATTGTATTTGGTGCCTCAGTTGGTATTCTCATGCTGGAAACCAAATTTCCGCGTATTTATGGTGATATCGGCAATGCGCAAACTTGGAGGTTTCCCGTTCACTACCGCGTGGTCCGCGGCGCGACGCCCAACAAAGTTGTCCGCAATGACCCGCGTGAGCTGGTGGACCTGTTTATTGACGCAGGACGGGAGCTGGTTCGCACAGGCTGCGATGGCATCACCACCAACTGCGGATTTCTGGCGCTGATTCAGGATCAGGTAAAGAACGCACTGGGCGTTCCGGTTGCGACATCCTCCTTGATGCAAATTCCCATGGTTCAGCAGTTATTGCCGGACGGAAAACGTGTGGGTGTTATCACCATTTCCAAGGAGACCTTGAGCAAAGAGCACTTGAAAGCGGCAGGCGCACCGGAAGATACGGTGGTTGTGGGCACAGATGGCCTGCGCAACTTCACCCGCGAAGTGCTGGATGATTACGACTGCATCGATTTTGAAAGCGCGCGTCTGGACCTGTTGGATGCCGCCGCTGAGTTGGTAACCAAAAACGAAGGCATTGGCGCAATCGTGCTCGAATGTACCAATATGGTGCCTTATGCAAATGACATTCGTAAATTGACTGGATTGCCGGTTTATTCCATCTATACGTTTGTTAACTGGTTCCAATCCGGTCTTGTTCCGCAAAAGTTTCCGCTGGAACTGGATGACCCACGATTGAACCTTGCCACCTACAGGAAGACCTGA
- a CDS encoding enolase C-terminal domain-like protein has product MHTDEKITGMDLWHVQLPVNARRDHGIGSVEHAVDIIVLRLTAEGGECGFGEASPWSVFTGSAEASFAALDRYIRPLVVGRTIGERAAIMKDAAKAVAHCTEAKAALETALLDLQGRICGLPVWALLGGKCRDTIPLSCSIADPDFDRDLALMDRLKDDGVRIIKLKTGFKGHAYDMMRMERLRKDYPEFAIRVDYNQGLHHDSALACVRDIATYQPDFIEQPVAHNLRSLMATIRNSIDVPLLADESIFGPEDMQIAIQMGIADGVSVKIMKAGGLTRAQTVARMAATAGMSAYGGDMFESGLAHLAGTHMIAATPEITLACEFYQAKYFLVEDLMETEFETRSGHVVVPQTAGLGGRPDLEKVKRYAISKSAEMGAA; this is encoded by the coding sequence ATGCATACTGATGAAAAGATTACAGGCATGGATCTCTGGCACGTTCAACTGCCAGTCAATGCCCGCCGTGACCATGGCATCGGCTCTGTTGAGCATGCCGTTGACATCATCGTCCTCCGCTTAACCGCGGAGGGAGGTGAATGCGGCTTTGGGGAAGCCTCACCATGGTCAGTATTTACCGGCTCCGCAGAAGCAAGCTTTGCTGCGCTGGATCGTTACATCCGCCCACTTGTTGTTGGCCGCACCATTGGTGAGCGGGCCGCCATCATGAAGGATGCTGCAAAAGCGGTTGCTCATTGTACCGAGGCAAAAGCTGCACTGGAAACGGCGCTGCTGGACCTTCAAGGTCGCATCTGTGGGTTGCCTGTCTGGGCGCTTTTAGGCGGTAAATGCCGCGATACGATTCCCTTATCCTGCTCGATAGCTGACCCGGACTTTGACCGCGACTTGGCATTGATGGATCGTTTAAAAGACGATGGAGTGCGCATCATTAAGCTCAAAACAGGCTTCAAAGGGCACGCCTACGACATGATGCGTATGGAACGCCTGCGCAAGGACTACCCCGAGTTCGCCATCCGCGTGGACTACAATCAAGGTCTGCACCACGATTCTGCCCTTGCGTGCGTTCGCGACATCGCAACTTATCAACCAGATTTTATCGAGCAGCCCGTTGCCCATAATCTGCGCTCTCTCATGGCAACTATCAGAAACTCAATCGATGTTCCGCTTTTGGCAGATGAAAGCATCTTTGGGCCTGAGGACATGCAGATCGCAATTCAAATGGGGATAGCTGACGGTGTTTCAGTCAAAATCATGAAGGCTGGCGGCTTGACGCGAGCACAAACCGTGGCCCGTATGGCTGCAACCGCAGGTATGAGCGCCTATGGGGGAGACATGTTCGAATCCGGCCTCGCGCACCTTGCCGGAACACATATGATCGCTGCAACACCAGAAATCACTTTAGCTTGTGAGTTTTATCAGGCAAAATACTTCCTAGTAGAAGACCTTATGGAAACAGAGTTTGAAACCAGAAGCGGCCACGTTGTGGTTCCGCAGACGGCAGGCTTGGGAGGCCGACCGGATCTGGAGAAAGTCAAACGCTATGCAATTTCCAAGAGTGCGGAAATGGGGGCTGCATGA
- a CDS encoding TRAP transporter small permease translates to MKLTRALRFGLDGIYKGAGVLSALCLIAILSLIVIQMTARWTGEVFPGAAEYAGYAMASASFLAFANALNKGIHIRVSILHQMLGKTAQRLLEIWCFTIGSATIWYFVYYAYRFVYWSHKFNDVSQGQDRTPLWIPQSFMLIGALILAIALTDHLLQLIFTGKHSIASELEEAVAGE, encoded by the coding sequence ATGAAGCTGACACGCGCACTGCGCTTCGGGCTGGATGGGATCTACAAGGGCGCTGGTGTTCTTTCCGCGCTTTGCCTGATCGCCATTCTGAGTTTGATTGTGATACAAATGACGGCCCGCTGGACGGGCGAGGTTTTTCCGGGCGCCGCAGAATATGCAGGCTATGCCATGGCCTCCGCCAGCTTCCTTGCATTTGCCAATGCCTTGAACAAAGGCATTCACATCCGCGTATCAATCCTGCATCAAATGCTTGGTAAAACGGCTCAGCGGCTGTTGGAAATCTGGTGTTTTACCATCGGTTCCGCCACCATTTGGTACTTTGTGTACTACGCCTACCGTTTCGTTTACTGGTCCCACAAGTTCAATGACGTCAGTCAGGGACAGGACCGTACCCCGCTTTGGATTCCGCAGAGCTTTATGTTGATCGGTGCGCTTATTCTCGCCATCGCTCTTACAGACCATCTCCTTCAACTCATTTTCACTGGCAAGCACAGCATTGCCTCTGAACTTGAAGAAGCAGTTGCCGGAGAATAA
- a CDS encoding SCP2 sterol-binding domain-containing protein, whose amino-acid sequence MSELIQKIVTGINKKIDGVDMSKSIALNIKDEGFIIIDENGARAEEAEADCTVSCSAKTFSGLVDGSVNPMTAVMMGKIKIAGDKMVAMGLGKILG is encoded by the coding sequence ATGTCCGAGCTCATCCAGAAGATCGTAACCGGTATCAATAAAAAAATTGATGGCGTTGATATGTCAAAGTCAATCGCGCTGAACATCAAGGATGAAGGCTTCATCATTATTGATGAAAACGGCGCCCGGGCAGAAGAAGCAGAGGCAGATTGCACAGTGAGTTGCTCAGCTAAAACCTTCAGCGGTTTGGTGGATGGCTCCGTGAATCCGATGACAGCGGTGATGATGGGTAAAATCAAAATTGCCGGCGACAAAATGGTCGCCATGGGCCTCGGCAAAATCCTCGGCTAG
- a CDS encoding SRPBCC domain-containing protein: protein MSELPTYVLERTFNAPRELVWRTWTEADLVSRWYGPNVESIVHKLDVKQGGLWLHEMKWGDNSNYQRVEYTEVSKPSKLVWLHATSDADWKIIASPMMTDWPRVLLTTVTFEQEADQTKMRLTWVPHEATEAEIACFEAAIGGMNKGWNAGMGLLEELLADLQATTQA from the coding sequence ATGAGTGAACTACCAACCTATGTACTGGAACGGACATTTAATGCCCCACGTGAGCTGGTTTGGCGCACATGGACTGAGGCAGATCTGGTCTCGCGCTGGTATGGGCCCAACGTGGAAAGCATCGTTCATAAGCTGGATGTGAAGCAAGGTGGTCTCTGGCTCCACGAAATGAAATGGGGCGATAATTCCAACTACCAGCGCGTGGAATACACCGAAGTTTCCAAACCTTCAAAGCTGGTGTGGCTACACGCAACATCCGATGCGGATTGGAAAATTATCGCCAGTCCAATGATGACAGACTGGCCACGTGTTCTGCTGACCACCGTCACCTTTGAACAAGAAGCCGACCAGACAAAAATGCGCCTGACCTGGGTGCCACACGAAGCCACAGAAGCAGAAATTGCCTGCTTTGAAGCTGCCATAGGCGGCATGAACAAAGGCTGGAACGCTGGCATGGGCTTGCTGGAAGAACTGCTGGCAGACCTTCAGGCCACAACGCAGGCATAG
- a CDS encoding TRAP transporter large permease subunit gives MENISIIILFLFVMFTLLGSGVWVGMALMGVAWVGMELFTTRPVGDVMLTTIWSSASSWTLTALPLFIWMGEILYRTRLSEDMFRGLAPWMARLPGGLVHTNIVGCTIFAAVSGSSAATLTTVGKMSIPELRKRDYPEKMIIGTLAGAATLGLMIPPSLTLIVYGVTINESISKLFFAGIMPGILLASMFMAYVAITSQVSSNWNPKPEPEMSFVEKVKNTRFLLPVILLILVVIGSMYLGYATATEAAAFGVIGSLILAASQGSLNWTSFSRSLMGATYTSSMIALILAGAAFLSLSMGFTGLPRGLADLIATLQLSKFELLMVLLVFYVILGMFLDGISSVVLTMAVVEPMVRQAGIDLIWFGIFIVVVVEMAQITPPIGFNLFVLQGMTNYQMGFIARAAFPMFLIMVLMVFVLIAFPEIATWLPENIRSRPGG, from the coding sequence ATGGAAAACATTAGTATTATCATTCTGTTCCTGTTTGTCATGTTCACCTTGCTTGGGTCCGGCGTTTGGGTCGGTATGGCCCTTATGGGTGTGGCATGGGTTGGCATGGAACTGTTCACCACCCGCCCTGTTGGCGATGTGATGTTGACGACCATCTGGTCCTCCGCCTCCTCCTGGACACTGACGGCCCTGCCGCTGTTCATCTGGATGGGGGAGATCCTCTACAGAACCCGCCTGTCGGAAGATATGTTCCGCGGCCTTGCCCCTTGGATGGCCCGTCTACCCGGCGGTCTGGTCCACACCAACATTGTGGGTTGCACGATATTTGCCGCGGTCTCCGGTTCTTCAGCGGCAACGCTGACCACTGTTGGCAAAATGTCGATACCGGAACTGCGCAAGCGCGATTATCCTGAAAAGATGATCATTGGTACGCTCGCCGGGGCAGCAACACTGGGTCTTATGATCCCGCCCTCGTTGACGCTGATCGTTTATGGAGTGACCATTAACGAGAGCATCTCCAAGCTGTTCTTTGCAGGCATCATGCCCGGCATCTTGTTGGCGTCGATGTTCATGGCGTATGTGGCAATCACTTCCCAGGTGTCTTCCAATTGGAACCCGAAACCAGAGCCTGAAATGAGCTTTGTGGAGAAGGTAAAGAACACCAGATTCCTGTTGCCGGTTATCCTGCTCATCCTTGTGGTCATTGGTTCTATGTACCTTGGCTATGCAACAGCAACGGAAGCCGCCGCCTTTGGTGTGATTGGCAGTTTGATCCTTGCCGCGTCACAAGGGTCATTGAACTGGACGAGCTTTTCTCGCAGCCTCATGGGCGCAACCTACACATCCTCAATGATCGCGCTGATCCTTGCCGGCGCTGCGTTCCTGTCCCTCTCCATGGGCTTTACCGGATTGCCGCGCGGTCTGGCAGATCTCATCGCAACGCTGCAGCTGAGCAAGTTTGAGCTGCTGATGGTCCTGCTGGTGTTTTACGTGATCCTCGGCATGTTCCTTGATGGCATTTCATCTGTGGTGCTGACCATGGCTGTTGTGGAACCAATGGTGCGTCAGGCAGGCATTGACCTTATCTGGTTCGGCATCTTCATCGTGGTCGTGGTTGAAATGGCGCAAATCACCCCGCCTATCGGCTTCAACCTGTTTGTGTTGCAAGGCATGACGAATTATCAGATGGGCTTTATCGCCCGTGCTGCGTTCCCCATGTTCTTGATTATGGTGCTGATGGTGTTCGTGCTGATCGCATTTCCAGAGATCGCCACATGGCTGCCTGAGAATATCCGCAGCCGACCCGGAGGCTAG
- a CDS encoding metalloregulator ArsR/SmtB family transcription factor has protein sequence MQEINHTAQPENLDAVFAALADPTRRAILTRLANGEASVNELAEPFQMSQPAVSKHLKVLERAGLVERNVDKQRRPARLKAAPLQAAVQWLEEFSKFWSSSFDQLDDLLEDLKRSER, from the coding sequence ATGCAAGAGATCAACCACACCGCCCAACCTGAAAATCTTGATGCCGTGTTTGCTGCACTGGCGGATCCAACGCGCCGCGCAATTCTCACGCGTTTGGCGAATGGGGAGGCATCCGTGAATGAGCTGGCAGAGCCATTTCAGATGAGCCAACCAGCCGTTTCAAAACATTTGAAGGTGTTGGAACGGGCTGGGTTGGTTGAGAGGAATGTCGACAAGCAGCGTCGTCCGGCACGGCTCAAAGCCGCGCCCCTGCAGGCTGCTGTTCAATGGCTGGAGGAGTTCAGCAAATTCTGGTCATCGAGTTTTGACCAACTGGATGACCTTTTGGAAGACTTGAAGCGATCTGAACGTTGA
- a CDS encoding GntR family transcriptional regulator produces MKKADSNVDRIYEKLRQMAADFEFKPDARINESVLSTELGASRTPLREALNRLVAEGFLTFQSGRGFFCRPLSPKRILDLYEARVAIETEIVRLVCRRASDEELEELMGFLTETEPAYDICEDPIELLRMDEAYHMRIAVLSQSHELQRILENLNDRVRYIRLVDLKYLRGKTPVSKQEEAQLSAHRIVLTALISRDEETAVSTMRHHIERRRDEATEAVRIAYSQLYVPSE; encoded by the coding sequence ATGAAAAAAGCAGATAGCAATGTGGACCGCATCTATGAGAAACTGCGGCAAATGGCGGCTGATTTTGAGTTTAAGCCGGATGCGCGGATCAACGAGAGTGTTCTGTCCACAGAGTTAGGTGCGAGTCGGACGCCGCTTCGCGAAGCGCTTAACCGTCTCGTTGCAGAAGGATTTTTGACGTTCCAAAGTGGTCGCGGTTTCTTCTGCCGTCCCCTAAGCCCCAAACGAATTCTCGATCTTTATGAGGCTCGCGTTGCCATTGAAACCGAGATTGTGCGTCTGGTCTGTCGCCGTGCCAGTGATGAAGAGCTTGAGGAGCTGATGGGGTTCCTCACCGAAACTGAACCGGCCTACGATATTTGTGAGGACCCGATTGAGCTGCTGCGTATGGATGAAGCCTACCATATGCGCATTGCGGTCCTGTCGCAGAGCCATGAATTGCAGCGCATTTTGGAAAACCTGAATGACCGCGTTCGCTACATCCGGCTTGTGGATTTGAAGTACCTGCGCGGCAAAACTCCGGTTTCCAAACAGGAAGAGGCGCAGTTATCCGCACACCGTATTGTGCTCACAGCCCTGATCAGTCGGGATGAAGAGACTGCGGTTTCCACCATGCGCCACCATATTGAACGTCGCCGCGATGAAGCCACGGAAGCCGTGCGCATCGCCTATTCGCAGCTCTACGTTCCTTCTGAATAA
- a CDS encoding FAD-binding oxidoreductase, which produces MKKNSVVVIGAGIVGVSAAIWLKREGHDVTLIDKGEPGMGASFGNACVLASCSVAPVTAPGLILKGPKLLLDPNFPLFLRWGYLPKLAGWLARYLSHASDKDTRRIATGLTTIVGDSVQQHHSLADGTGAQKWLKESTYSFAYNDRAAFKADAYTWDLRRNAGFVPELIEGGDVHDMEPILSKHINLLALMRDHGFVLDPGAYVVDLVKTFTEMGGTFVQAEVKDFDLSGGSISAVMTDQGRFECDSAVLATGVWSKPLMKKLGINVPLEAERGYHILYKNPSEQPNQPIMVASGKFVATPMAQGLRCAGVVEFGGLEAGASKAPLALLRKKVRESFPAMEAASEEEWLGFRPAPSDSLPLIGEVGKSGVYAAFGHHHIGLTGGPKTGRMVSDLISGKRSNNDISPYDPQRFT; this is translated from the coding sequence ATGAAAAAAAATAGTGTCGTTGTAATCGGCGCAGGGATCGTGGGTGTATCAGCTGCTATCTGGCTCAAGCGTGAGGGACATGATGTAACCCTCATCGATAAAGGCGAGCCCGGCATGGGTGCCTCTTTCGGCAACGCCTGTGTGCTGGCCAGCTGTTCGGTGGCGCCTGTCACCGCACCAGGTCTCATCCTGAAAGGGCCCAAGCTACTTTTAGATCCGAACTTCCCGCTGTTCTTGCGGTGGGGCTACCTGCCCAAACTTGCAGGGTGGCTTGCCCGCTATCTCTCCCATGCCAGTGACAAAGACACACGCCGGATTGCAACCGGACTGACCACTATTGTAGGCGACTCCGTTCAACAGCACCACTCACTGGCAGACGGAACAGGCGCACAGAAGTGGTTGAAGGAGAGCACTTACAGCTTTGCCTACAATGACAGAGCAGCCTTTAAAGCCGATGCCTATACATGGGATTTACGCCGCAATGCGGGCTTTGTGCCTGAATTGATTGAAGGCGGGGATGTCCACGATATGGAGCCGATCCTCAGCAAGCATATTAATCTGCTTGCGTTGATGCGGGACCACGGCTTTGTGCTCGACCCCGGCGCCTATGTGGTTGATCTGGTCAAAACCTTTACCGAAATGGGCGGCACATTTGTGCAGGCCGAGGTGAAAGACTTTGATTTGTCGGGCGGTTCTATTTCAGCCGTGATGACAGATCAGGGACGATTTGAATGTGACAGTGCCGTGCTGGCCACCGGCGTCTGGTCCAAGCCATTAATGAAAAAACTTGGCATCAACGTGCCGCTGGAAGCCGAGCGCGGCTACCATATTTTGTATAAGAACCCGAGCGAACAACCCAACCAGCCCATCATGGTGGCCTCCGGCAAATTTGTTGCCACGCCAATGGCGCAGGGTCTGCGGTGCGCTGGTGTTGTGGAATTTGGCGGGCTGGAAGCTGGTGCCTCAAAAGCACCTCTGGCTCTGCTGAGGAAAAAGGTTCGTGAAAGCTTCCCCGCTATGGAAGCTGCCAGCGAAGAGGAATGGTTGGGCTTTCGCCCTGCGCCATCGGACAGTCTCCCCCTCATTGGTGAAGTGGGCAAAAGCGGTGTGTATGCCGCGTTTGGTCACCATCACATCGGCCTGACGGGCGGTCCAAAAACTGGGCGAATGGTCTCTGATCTGATCAGCGGCAAACGCTCCAATAACGATATAAGCCCTTACGATCCGCAAAGGTTCACATAA
- a CDS encoding TRAP transporter substrate-binding protein has protein sequence MKKSSLLVSLSVSVMALGATAASAEKWDLPMAYSGSNFHSVTGAEFAACITSGTAGDIEVTTHPGGSLFKGGDIKRAVQTGQVPIGERLLSGHQNENALFGVDSVPFLATSFDAAGKLWTAAKPALEKVLADQSLTLLYSVPWPPQGLYFKNEVTSVAEMEGIKFRSYNTATARLAELTGMLPVSIEAAEISQAFATGVADSMVSSGSTGYDRKVWESLNYFYEVDAWLPRNYMLVNSDVWSGVSDKNKGIITACAATAEAAGLKRSIDYTNFTLDGLREGGMKVEKGSDQMRADLQKIGATMTAEWLEAAGDDGKAVVESFKAMK, from the coding sequence ATGAAAAAGTCTAGTTTATTGGTGAGCCTGAGTGTTTCCGTCATGGCGCTTGGTGCAACGGCTGCTTCTGCTGAGAAGTGGGACCTGCCAATGGCATATTCCGGTTCTAACTTCCACTCCGTAACTGGCGCTGAATTTGCGGCTTGTATTACATCCGGCACAGCTGGTGATATCGAAGTAACCACTCACCCGGGCGGTTCCCTGTTTAAAGGCGGCGACATCAAGCGTGCTGTTCAGACTGGTCAGGTGCCAATCGGTGAACGCCTGCTTTCTGGCCACCAGAATGAAAACGCCCTGTTCGGTGTGGATTCCGTTCCTTTCCTTGCAACGTCCTTTGATGCTGCAGGCAAACTCTGGACAGCAGCGAAACCAGCGCTTGAAAAAGTTCTGGCAGACCAGAGCCTGACACTGCTGTACTCTGTGCCATGGCCTCCGCAGGGCCTTTACTTCAAAAACGAAGTGACCTCCGTTGCAGAGATGGAAGGCATCAAGTTCCGTTCCTACAACACTGCAACTGCACGTCTTGCAGAGCTGACAGGCATGCTGCCAGTTTCCATTGAAGCGGCTGAGATCTCCCAGGCGTTCGCAACTGGTGTTGCAGACTCCATGGTGTCTTCCGGCTCAACTGGCTACGACCGTAAAGTTTGGGAAAGCCTCAACTACTTCTATGAGGTAGATGCATGGCTGCCACGTAACTACATGCTCGTGAACTCCGATGTCTGGTCTGGTGTTTCAGACAAGAACAAAGGCATCATCACAGCTTGTGCGGCGACTGCAGAGGCGGCTGGTCTTAAGCGGTCTATCGACTACACAAACTTCACCCTTGATGGCCTACGTGAAGGCGGCATGAAGGTTGAAAAGGGGAGCGATCAGATGAGAGCTGACCTTCAGAAAATCGGCGCAACAATGACTGCTGAGTGGCTTGAAGCTGCAGGCGACGACGGCAAAGCTGTGGTCGAATCCTTCAAGGCAATGAAATAA
- the proC gene encoding pyrroline-5-carboxylate reductase → MDKSPQIKQINASGLVLLGCGKMGSAMLQGWLDAGVLPASVSVIDPYPSKWLNGLVDHGLSLNKKLPSNPAVCILAVKPQMMGDATPQVVALGGGETVFVSIAAGTTLAALESFVGAGSRVVRAMPNTPAAIGRGITALIPNSHCSAGNLGMAQELLQAVGQTVILEEEAQMDAVTAVSGSGPAYVFHLIEALAQAGAAQGLPEELAMQLAKATVGGAGQLAEDSHDSPSQLRINVTSPNGTTAAALDVLMSEEDGLRPLLSRTVAAARKRSEELG, encoded by the coding sequence ATGGATAAGTCGCCACAAATCAAACAGATCAATGCATCCGGCCTTGTTTTGCTGGGGTGCGGAAAGATGGGCTCCGCCATGTTGCAGGGCTGGCTGGATGCTGGTGTTCTGCCTGCCTCCGTTTCTGTGATTGATCCTTACCCATCCAAATGGCTTAATGGCTTGGTGGATCACGGATTATCCCTCAACAAAAAGCTTCCATCAAATCCGGCGGTTTGCATTCTTGCGGTCAAACCGCAAATGATGGGCGATGCCACACCTCAAGTTGTTGCGCTTGGCGGCGGTGAGACTGTTTTCGTTTCAATTGCTGCCGGCACGACACTGGCCGCTTTGGAAAGTTTTGTGGGTGCAGGGTCCCGCGTTGTCCGCGCGATGCCAAATACTCCGGCGGCTATTGGCCGGGGCATCACAGCCCTCATCCCCAATAGCCATTGTTCTGCTGGTAATCTTGGCATGGCGCAGGAGCTGCTTCAGGCCGTTGGACAAACCGTTATTTTGGAAGAAGAAGCCCAGATGGATGCGGTGACGGCGGTTTCCGGGTCTGGTCCGGCCTATGTCTTCCATCTGATTGAGGCTCTGGCACAAGCGGGTGCAGCGCAGGGGTTGCCGGAAGAGCTTGCCATGCAATTGGCAAAGGCCACCGTTGGCGGAGCAGGCCAACTTGCTGAGGATTCCCATGACAGCCCATCACAGCTGCGCATTAACGTCACCTCACCCAATGGCACCACAGCCGCAGCGCTGGATGTGTTGATGAGTGAAGAAGACGGCTTGCGTCCGTTGCTTTCACGTACCGTTGCAGCTGCCCGCAAACGCAGTGAAGAACTCGGCTAA